One part of the Vitis riparia cultivar Riparia Gloire de Montpellier isolate 1030 chromosome 15, EGFV_Vit.rip_1.0, whole genome shotgun sequence genome encodes these proteins:
- the LOC117931925 gene encoding agamous-like MADS-box protein AGL103 — MGLKKKTYEISTLCGVDACVIIYSWTSDGRPMEPIFWPSNPKEVKSIINRYKEHSKEERGLKTLDLSGFFEERTKKIQKEISKLGHQGADQTKYPTWDDRLNDLTVDQLRELVNALGNKLEVIKSKVELLKMSQALLEGPALVNPSYPNNAMPSTQSLHVPYLGAIDSMPLVPNPMTPMMNPRMTKVMMAMMTNDNTNSSQFSGPSNCTNNTQYILPLQRPFYYDPTSRLLENIVYSNPGPSSCYYPPTRLPPILPYIPNQMMTNVPQIARDYDMNELDVNDNKQGIRYEETGGVAKIFLDEVIGRFSTEKAGGS, encoded by the exons ATGggattgaaaaagaaaacatatgaaATATCAACTCTTTGTGGGGTTGATGCATGTGTAATCATCTATAGTTGGACGTCAGATGGTCGCCCTATGGAGCCAATATTTTGGCCTTCAAATCCTAAGGAGGTGAAATCCATTATCAATAGGTACAAAGAACATAGCAAGGAGGAAAGAGGGTTGAAAACCCTAGATTTATCAGGCTTTTTCGAGGAAAGGACTAAGAAGATCCAGAAAGAGATTTCAAAATTAGGCCACCAAGGTGCAGACCAGACTAAATACCCCACATGGGACGATCGACTAAATGATCTAACAGTGGATCAACTTAGGGAACTCGTGAATGCATTGGGCAACAAGCTTGAAGTCATCAAGTCTAAGGTTGAGTTATTGAAGATGAGTCAAGCTCTATTAGAAGGGCCTGCATTGGTAAACCCTAGTTATCCTAATAATGCAATGCCATCAACACAGAGCTTGCATGTTCCCTATCTGGGCGCGATTGACTCAATGCCGTTAGTACCAAACCCTATGACTCCTATGATGAATCCAAGAATGACTAAGGTGATGATGGCAATGATGACAAACGACAACACTAATAGTTCTCAATTCAGTGGCCCATCCAACTGCACTAACAACACTCAGTATATTCTGCCATTGCAACGCCCATTTTACTATGATCCCACGTCGAGACTTTTGGAGAATATAGTGTACAGCAATCCTGGACCATCATCGTGCTACTACCCGCCTACCAGGCTGCCACCAATACTTCCATACATCCCGAATCAAATGATGACGAATGTTCCTCAAATAGCCAGAGATTATGATATGAATGAGTTGGATGTAAATGATAACAAGCAAGGTATTAGATAT GAAGAAACTGGAGGAGTGGCGAAGATTTTCCTTGACGAAGTTATCGGCAGATTCAGCACTGAGAAGGCTGGTGGCAGTTAG